From Candidatus Eisenbacteria bacterium, one genomic window encodes:
- the rsmA gene encoding ribosomal RNA small subunit methyltransferase A, with protein MSDAQPAGGSERAWLRHAGIRPKKRLGQNFLINPNFRDRLIAAIGVAEDDAVLEIGPGSGSLTLPLARIAKRVWAVERDKRLYDLLSERSEAELPGAALTMIHEDILAVDPGVLAREAGRPLLLVGNLPYAVTSPILLWMLKHRDSFAGAVIMVQKEYGDRLRATPGGPGSSSLTVWAAYHARVTQEMRVPPTVFWPPPDVDSLLLRLHFHEQPPYPLSDPGWLEQSLRISFGKRRKQLGGCVADALDLSRNEAVELLQKLSIDPARRGETLTLEEHCRLAEAIGRGWPGHLARHGR; from the coding sequence ATGAGCGACGCGCAGCCTGCCGGCGGATCGGAGCGGGCCTGGCTGCGGCATGCCGGGATCCGTCCTAAAAAGAGGCTGGGCCAGAATTTTCTGATCAATCCGAATTTCAGGGATCGTCTTATCGCGGCGATCGGCGTGGCCGAAGATGATGCGGTGCTCGAGATCGGACCCGGTTCGGGGTCGCTGACCCTGCCGCTGGCCCGCATCGCCAAGCGGGTTTGGGCGGTGGAGCGGGACAAGAGATTGTACGATCTTCTCAGCGAGCGGTCGGAAGCCGAGCTCCCCGGCGCCGCTTTAACAATGATCCATGAGGATATTCTGGCCGTTGATCCGGGGGTGCTCGCCCGTGAGGCGGGGCGCCCGCTGCTGCTTGTCGGCAACCTTCCCTATGCCGTCACCTCGCCGATCCTGCTTTGGATGCTCAAGCACCGCGATTCGTTCGCGGGCGCCGTGATCATGGTGCAGAAGGAGTACGGCGACCGCCTGCGCGCCACCCCCGGCGGGCCCGGATCGTCGAGCCTCACCGTCTGGGCCGCCTATCACGCCCGCGTGACACAGGAGATGCGCGTGCCGCCGACCGTTTTTTGGCCTCCGCCGGATGTCGACTCGCTGCTGTTGCGCTTACACTTTCATGAGCAGCCGCCCTATCCGCTCAGCGATCCCGGCTGGCTGGAACAATCGCTGCGGATCAGTTTCGGCAAGCGCCGCAAGCAACTCGGCGGCTGTGTCGCCGACGCGCTGGATCTTTCGCGCAACGAGGCGGTCGAACTGCTGCAGAAGCTCTCGATCGATCCCGCCCGCCGCGGCGAGACCCTGACGCTCGAAGAACACTGCCGCCTGGCCGAGGCGATCGGCCGCGGATGGCCCGGTCATCTGGCGCGGCACGGTCGTTGA